In Paenibacillus phoenicis, one genomic interval encodes:
- a CDS encoding methionine ABC transporter permease: MMMWDGFVQYRSQIGEAIGETFVMVGIALLAALLIGLPLGTALYLTGKGQLYEHSLRYGLLNGIVNVVRSFPFLLLVVFMIPLTRLIVGTAIGTLAASIPLAVVAIAIYARFVEQSLLEVPRGVIESARSMGASKLQIITKFLYVEARPGLVLGLTSSTISFISFSTVMGVVGGGGVGDFAIRYGYQRFETELMAVVIVLMVILVQGIQFIGNALSRWLDKR; the protein is encoded by the coding sequence ATGATGATGTGGGATGGTTTCGTCCAGTATCGCAGTCAAATTGGCGAAGCGATCGGCGAGACCTTCGTGATGGTTGGGATCGCGCTGCTGGCGGCCTTACTGATTGGCTTGCCCCTAGGTACAGCCTTGTATCTGACCGGTAAAGGCCAGCTATATGAGCACTCCCTGAGGTACGGCCTGCTAAACGGGATCGTGAACGTCGTTCGCTCTTTTCCGTTCCTGCTGTTGGTGGTGTTTATGATTCCGCTCACCCGCCTGATTGTTGGCACGGCGATCGGGACGCTGGCCGCCTCGATTCCGCTGGCCGTTGTGGCAATCGCTATTTATGCGCGGTTTGTCGAGCAATCGCTGCTGGAGGTGCCGCGCGGCGTAATTGAATCGGCACGGTCCATGGGGGCGTCCAAGCTGCAGATCATCACGAAATTTTTGTATGTAGAAGCCCGTCCCGGCCTGGTGTTGGGGTTAACTTCCTCGACGATCAGCTTCATTTCCTTTTCGACGGTCATGGGTGTGGTCGGCGGCGGAGGGGTTGGCGATTTTGCCATCCGTTACGGTTATCAGCGGTTCGAAACCGAGCTGATGGCTGTGGTGATTGTGCTGATGGTAATTTTGGTGCAAGGAATTCAATTTATAGGAAATGCGTTGTCCCGATGGTTGGATAAACGCTAA
- a CDS encoding MetQ/NlpA family ABC transporter substrate-binding protein → MLKTGKWIMSLVLLMLVLSACGNNSNTSNNGTGVGAPAAADTETTENGTTETTLKVASLIPPMTDILELIKPQLKEEGINLEVVILSDNVQPNDALANKEVDANFFQHVPWMEEYNKNKNANLVPVQPVYHAVYGAYSKRYKSMEELPDGATIVIANDASNGGRSLDMLDKAGVIKLKEGVGINGTLADIAENKHNYKFEEVDLLMLARMLDDADLVLMTPAYASPLGLTPKKDALLTETVESAFAITLVAREDNRDSEPIQKLAKAISSPEVKKFLEDNYDEIAIPAF, encoded by the coding sequence ATGCTGAAAACAGGAAAATGGATCATGTCGCTCGTACTGCTGATGTTGGTGCTGAGCGCTTGCGGTAATAACAGCAACACCTCAAATAACGGGACAGGTGTGGGAGCACCGGCAGCGGCGGATACGGAGACGACAGAGAACGGAACCACGGAAACTACACTGAAGGTGGCTTCGTTGATTCCGCCGATGACGGACATCCTGGAGCTGATCAAACCGCAGCTGAAGGAAGAGGGCATCAACCTGGAAGTTGTGATCTTGTCCGACAATGTGCAGCCAAATGATGCGCTGGCGAACAAGGAAGTGGATGCGAACTTCTTCCAGCACGTCCCTTGGATGGAGGAGTACAATAAAAACAAAAACGCCAACCTCGTTCCGGTTCAGCCGGTGTACCATGCGGTATACGGCGCTTACTCCAAACGTTATAAATCCATGGAAGAGCTCCCGGACGGAGCAACGATCGTGATCGCAAACGACGCGTCTAACGGAGGACGCTCCCTTGACATGCTGGACAAAGCCGGCGTGATCAAGCTGAAGGAAGGCGTAGGGATTAACGGGACTCTTGCGGATATCGCAGAGAACAAGCATAACTATAAATTCGAGGAAGTTGACCTGCTCATGCTGGCCCGGATGCTGGACGATGCCGATTTGGTGCTGATGACCCCGGCTTATGCCAGCCCGCTGGGACTTACGCCGAAGAAGGATGCCTTGCTGACGGAAACCGTCGAATCGGCATTTGCAATCACTTTGGTGGCTCGTGAGGACAACCGTGATTCCGAGCCGATTCAGAAGCTGGCAAAGGCGATTTCCAGTCCGGAGGTCAAGAAGTTTCTCGAGGACAATTACGACGAGATTGCGATTCCGGCGTTCTAA
- a CDS encoding LysM peptidoglycan-binding domain-containing protein: MQVHIVQPGQTTYSIAQAYGVPYEDIVEANELPNPEQLVVGQTLVIPIVGSYYWVRPGDSLWSIAQRFGLSYQELARVNAISVERPLSIGFRLYIPPRPRRSAEFNAYVEPRGGTVSPALEESAREAAQHLTYLAPFSFLAQRDGSLREPPLNQFPEIARANRVVLMMVITNQENDQFSDELGRILLNDIPIQDRFLDNIVTTANKYGFRDIHFDFEYLRPEDREAYNAFLRKAKARFAEQGWLMSTALAPKTSAGQQGKWYEGHDYRAHGEIADFVVIMTYEWGYSGGPAQAVSPIGPVRRVLEYALTEMPGSKIMMGQNLYGYDWTLPFVPGSTARAISPQQAIQIAARHGVAIQYSERDQAPFFHYWDAEGREHEVWFEDARSIQAKFNLIKELGLRGMSYWKLGLSFPQNWLLLEDNFEVVKRG, encoded by the coding sequence ATGCAGGTTCATATCGTCCAGCCAGGCCAAACGACGTATAGTATCGCACAAGCCTATGGCGTACCTTATGAGGATATCGTTGAAGCCAATGAATTGCCGAATCCGGAACAGCTCGTGGTTGGACAAACCTTGGTCATCCCGATTGTCGGCAGCTATTATTGGGTTCGGCCTGGGGACAGCTTATGGTCGATCGCCCAGCGATTTGGATTAAGTTATCAAGAGTTAGCCCGCGTTAACGCCATTAGCGTAGAGCGCCCCCTTTCGATCGGGTTTCGGCTGTACATTCCGCCGCGGCCGCGAAGAAGCGCTGAATTTAACGCTTATGTAGAACCGCGCGGCGGAACGGTTTCTCCGGCGCTGGAGGAAAGTGCGCGGGAAGCAGCGCAGCACCTGACATACCTGGCTCCGTTTAGCTTCCTAGCGCAACGGGACGGATCGCTTCGAGAGCCTCCGCTAAATCAATTTCCGGAAATTGCCCGGGCGAACCGGGTCGTGCTGATGATGGTGATCACGAATCAGGAGAATGATCAGTTCAGCGACGAGCTTGGCCGGATCTTACTCAACGATATCCCGATTCAAGATCGTTTTTTGGACAACATCGTCACGACAGCAAACAAATACGGATTTCGCGACATCCACTTTGATTTCGAGTATTTGCGGCCCGAGGACCGGGAGGCATACAACGCTTTTTTGCGTAAAGCCAAAGCGCGGTTCGCGGAGCAGGGCTGGCTGATGTCGACGGCTTTGGCGCCCAAGACCAGTGCCGGTCAGCAAGGCAAATGGTATGAAGGACATGATTACCGGGCCCACGGTGAAATTGCCGATTTTGTCGTGATCATGACCTATGAATGGGGCTACAGCGGTGGACCGGCCCAGGCGGTGTCGCCTATTGGTCCAGTCCGCCGGGTTCTTGAATATGCGCTGACGGAAATGCCAGGCTCCAAAATCATGATGGGGCAAAACTTATATGGGTACGACTGGACGTTGCCATTTGTGCCGGGAAGCACCGCACGGGCGATTAGTCCGCAGCAGGCGATCCAAATTGCCGCGCGGCATGGAGTCGCCATTCAATACAGCGAGCGGGATCAGGCACCGTTCTTCCATTATTGGGATGCGGAAGGAAGGGAACATGAAGTCTGGTTCGAGGACGCCCGCTCGATCCAAGCCAAGTTTAACCTGATCAAGGAGCTGGGGCTGCGCGGGATGAGTTATTGGAAGCTGGGTTTAAGTTTTCCGCAAAATTGGCTGCTGCTCGAAGACAATTTCGAGGTGGTCAAGCGGGGATAA
- a CDS encoding DMT family transporter gives MEKVKVSSGIQISAGLNAGALTGASGQIQHSPRTAQARKSRSGFWLVVLGAALWGVDPLFRVILLKSLTSAQIVLIEHLIIALFAIPVLWKNRTELKGLGWRQGGALLFISWGGSAIATILFTLALSSGDLNAVLLLQKMQPLFAILLAGLLLKEKLPRHFFGYLLIALLGTYLLTFGFTMPIGHWSDFVQIGSLLSLGAAALWGGSTVMGRLMVGTMKYETVTSLRFILALPLLLAITWNEGAAWSLPTGTSQIAAFSLNMLGQALLPGLLSLLVYYKGLTTTKASVATLAELSFPMVGVLINWIAFQQLITVAQACGFVLIWGTLFLISRQGDTNQ, from the coding sequence ATGGAGAAAGTCAAAGTAAGCAGTGGTATCCAAATTTCTGCTGGATTGAATGCAGGGGCACTTACGGGCGCATCCGGTCAGATTCAGCACTCGCCCAGAACGGCTCAAGCACGCAAATCGCGCAGCGGTTTCTGGCTTGTCGTGTTGGGTGCAGCATTGTGGGGCGTAGACCCGTTGTTTCGGGTGATCCTGCTGAAGTCGCTGACCTCGGCGCAAATCGTATTGATTGAGCATCTGATTATCGCGCTTTTTGCCATACCGGTCTTATGGAAAAACCGCACCGAGCTTAAAGGGCTTGGTTGGCGTCAAGGGGGCGCGCTGCTATTTATTTCGTGGGGCGGTTCGGCCATCGCCACGATTCTGTTTACGTTGGCCTTGTCAAGCGGTGACCTGAATGCAGTCCTGCTGCTGCAAAAAATGCAGCCGCTGTTTGCCATCCTGCTGGCCGGATTGCTGCTTAAAGAGAAGCTGCCGCGCCACTTTTTCGGATATCTGCTTATCGCGTTGCTTGGAACGTATTTGCTGACCTTCGGGTTTACGATGCCGATTGGGCATTGGAGCGATTTTGTGCAGATCGGCAGCCTGTTGTCGCTAGGCGCTGCCGCATTGTGGGGCGGATCCACGGTGATGGGCCGGTTGATGGTAGGGACGATGAAATATGAGACGGTGACATCGTTGCGGTTTATTTTGGCACTGCCGCTGCTGCTGGCTATCACTTGGAATGAAGGGGCCGCCTGGAGCCTGCCGACCGGCACCTCGCAAATCGCCGCATTTTCCCTCAATATGCTTGGACAAGCGTTGTTGCCGGGGCTGCTAAGCCTGCTCGTCTATTATAAAGGGCTGACAACAACCAAAGCGTCGGTCGCCACTCTGGCGGAGCTGAGCTTCCCAATGGTTGGCGTTCTGATCAACTGGATTGCGTTCCAGCAGTTGATTACAGTAGCCCAGGCATGTGGATTCGTGCTGATTTGGGGCACGTTATTCCTGATCTCCCGTCAGGGAGATACCAACCAATAA
- a CDS encoding diguanylate cyclase: protein MAGDGGKFHVGFPKNRRAFMHHTRETLRQCWKEGIPASFILIDVDHCKTINDSFGHHIGNELLREFAGKVHPRLREGDLFGA from the coding sequence TTGGCGGGAGACGGTGGAAAGTTTCATGTTGGATTTCCAAAGAATCGGCGGGCCTTCATGCACCATACGCGGGAGACATTGCGGCAATGCTGGAAGGAGGGGATTCCCGCCTCGTTTATTTTGATCGATGTCGACCACTGTAAGACGATTAACGACTCCTTTGGCCATCATATCGGAAACGAGCTGCTGCGGGAATTCGCCGGGAAGGTCCATCCTCGACTGCGGGAGGGGGATTTGTTTGGCGCATAA
- a CDS encoding IS91 family transposase, with translation METNILKRIFFDERGHWDRFVAKHGGKLRANVRKEVEKFRRCGDPRNGFKLMVCEGCHDLRLVPYRCKGRFCTTCSCGETEEWARLLEQDVFQVNHRHVVFTIDEGLREIFLLHRAKLLKEFMDEAVRLVKEHFEKKHKVTPGIVAGLHTFGARLNFNPHVHMLVTMGGMKKTGEWKTYDFIPFEMLRKQWQTVVLKLIRRKLSEQEKKQVQSRLQKAYCENGEGFYVHAPKQKGNVKQQLGYIGRYMRRPAIAVSRIEAYDGEKVTFRYRDKNDGEEKTETISVEEFMGRLVRHIPDENFKTIRYYGVYSRRIKSLCKKLVSEWQKAARRWIVKAKRILKRRTWSERIKEQTGKPPCCPKCESYYEYKGEACLEDGKLKVKYAVCSTSKACLERMIRDVAGVKETKGSEEKEKAAKRAA, from the coding sequence ATGGAGACGAACATCTTGAAACGAATCTTCTTTGATGAGCGAGGGCACTGGGATCGGTTTGTGGCAAAACATGGTGGCAAGCTGCGTGCCAATGTGCGGAAAGAAGTAGAGAAGTTCCGTCGATGCGGGGATCCCAGAAACGGTTTTAAGCTGATGGTATGTGAAGGATGTCATGACCTACGGCTCGTTCCGTATCGTTGTAAAGGAAGATTCTGTACGACCTGTTCATGCGGAGAAACAGAGGAATGGGCACGTCTCCTGGAACAAGATGTATTCCAAGTCAACCACCGCCATGTCGTCTTCACGATCGACGAAGGATTACGGGAAATCTTTCTGCTCCATCGGGCAAAATTACTCAAAGAATTTATGGATGAAGCGGTACGCTTAGTCAAAGAACATTTTGAGAAGAAACATAAGGTAACTCCCGGAATCGTAGCCGGGTTGCATACGTTTGGGGCACGGCTTAACTTCAATCCTCATGTACATATGCTTGTAACGATGGGAGGAATGAAGAAGACCGGCGAGTGGAAAACATACGATTTTATTCCGTTCGAGATGCTGCGTAAGCAATGGCAGACGGTTGTTTTGAAGCTGATTCGTCGAAAGTTAAGTGAACAAGAGAAAAAGCAAGTGCAGTCCCGTTTGCAAAAAGCTTACTGCGAGAACGGAGAAGGCTTTTATGTGCATGCTCCGAAACAGAAAGGGAACGTCAAGCAGCAACTCGGGTATATCGGGCGATACATGAGAAGACCAGCGATAGCGGTTAGCCGGATCGAAGCGTATGACGGAGAAAAGGTGACATTTCGTTACCGGGATAAGAATGACGGGGAAGAGAAGACCGAGACGATTTCGGTAGAAGAATTTATGGGTAGACTTGTGCGGCATATTCCGGATGAAAACTTCAAAACGATCCGTTACTACGGGGTTTATTCGCGGCGGATCAAGAGCCTGTGCAAGAAGTTAGTCAGTGAGTGGCAAAAAGCCGCGAGAAGATGGATTGTCAAGGCAAAGCGGATATTAAAACGCAGAACGTGGAGTGAACGGATCAAGGAGCAGACGGGGAAGCCGCCATGTTGCCCAAAATGCGAAAGTTATTACGAATACAAGGGAGAAGCCTGCCTTGAGGATGGGAAGTTGAAGGTGAAGTACGCGGTGTGCTCCACCTCAAAGGCATGTCTGGAGAGGATGATTCGGGATGTCGCCGGTGTCAAAGAAACGAAAGGTAGCGAAGAAAAAGAAAAAGCCGCAAAGCGGGCTGCATAG
- a CDS encoding glycoside hydrolase family 52 protein, which yields MGKNIFFNAHHSPMGAFASFTLGYPGQSGGFDLELGSPPKQNIYIGLQDDGQERYRALPFFGEGLDERDRYTTEESGSGSSQQHSVQQKESDLITPYNRSEIDRRFGAAIDEWQAGDLTFRLISPFEGVPDPETATEEQLRFALMPAVLAEITVDNTRGTSTRKAFFGLQNNDPVSAIRRLEDVTGGRICGIGQGRHTAIAASDPRITSAGFFKMESILKPKVPENLRFGLGPVGALLMDTPAGEKATYRFALCFYRAGYVTTGMDASYYYTRYFANIEEVAEYALAQFDRKLEVARQADALVNDAKLSEDQKFMLAHAIRSYYGSTELLEHDGKPLWIVNEGEYRMMNTFDLLVDQLFYELKMNPWTVKNELDLYTSRYSYRDTVRIPGDPTEYPGGISFTHDMGVANSFSRPGYSSYELHAIDDCFSHMTHEQLVNWVLSATVYVHQTNDREWLDRNLPILEQCLESMVNRDHPDPSQRTGIMGLDSSRTMGGAEITTYDSLDVSLGQARNNIYLAGKSWAAYVAMEKLLRDNSRETAAALAGQQAELCAGTITSHLLPGGYIPAVIQENNDSKIIPAIEGLIFPLYTGCEEALDPNGRFGAYIAALSTHLNTVLQPGICLFEDGGWKLSSTSNNSWLSKIYLCQFIARRILGLPWDERGQAADAAHVAWLTSEKNAYWSWSDQMMAGVICGSRYYPRGVTAILWLDEK from the coding sequence TTGGGTAAAAATATATTTTTTAACGCGCATCACTCCCCGATGGGAGCGTTCGCCAGCTTTACGCTAGGTTATCCCGGCCAAAGCGGCGGCTTCGACCTTGAGCTGGGCAGCCCGCCAAAACAGAACATCTACATTGGACTGCAGGATGATGGGCAAGAGCGTTACCGGGCTTTACCGTTCTTCGGCGAAGGTCTGGACGAGCGGGATCGTTATACGACCGAGGAGAGCGGTTCAGGCTCCAGCCAGCAGCATTCCGTTCAGCAAAAAGAAAGCGATCTCATCACCCCGTACAACCGGAGCGAAATCGACCGCCGGTTTGGTGCGGCGATTGACGAATGGCAAGCCGGCGATTTGACGTTCCGCCTGATCTCTCCGTTTGAAGGCGTGCCTGACCCCGAGACGGCAACGGAAGAGCAGCTGCGTTTCGCGCTGATGCCGGCCGTGCTTGCAGAGATCACGGTGGACAACACCCGGGGAACGTCGACGCGCAAAGCCTTCTTTGGTCTGCAAAACAATGACCCTGTCAGCGCCATCCGCCGCTTGGAGGACGTGACGGGCGGACGTATTTGCGGCATTGGCCAAGGCCGCCATACCGCTATTGCGGCGAGCGATCCGCGGATTACCAGCGCCGGATTTTTTAAGATGGAATCGATTCTTAAGCCAAAGGTTCCGGAAAACCTCCGGTTTGGCCTTGGGCCGGTGGGCGCGCTGCTTATGGATACCCCGGCCGGCGAGAAAGCCACCTACCGCTTTGCGCTTTGCTTCTACCGTGCCGGTTACGTCACGACCGGGATGGATGCGTCCTACTACTATACGCGGTATTTCGCGAACATCGAAGAAGTGGCTGAATATGCGTTAGCACAATTCGACCGCAAGCTGGAGGTCGCCCGCCAAGCGGACGCGCTCGTTAACGACGCCAAGTTAAGCGAGGACCAGAAGTTTATGCTCGCGCATGCCATCCGCAGCTATTACGGTTCCACTGAGCTGCTGGAGCATGACGGCAAACCGCTCTGGATCGTCAATGAAGGCGAATACCGGATGATGAATACGTTTGATTTGCTGGTTGACCAGTTGTTTTACGAGCTAAAAATGAATCCATGGACGGTCAAAAACGAACTCGACCTTTACACCAGCCGCTACAGCTATCGGGATACGGTGCGGATTCCCGGGGATCCGACCGAATATCCTGGCGGCATCAGCTTCACGCATGACATGGGCGTGGCTAACTCGTTCTCCCGTCCCGGCTATTCGTCTTATGAGCTGCATGCGATCGATGACTGCTTCTCTCACATGACTCATGAGCAGCTCGTCAACTGGGTGCTAAGCGCCACCGTTTACGTGCATCAAACGAACGACCGCGAATGGTTGGACCGCAACCTGCCGATCCTAGAGCAATGTCTGGAAAGCATGGTGAACCGCGACCATCCTGACCCGTCCCAGCGTACCGGCATCATGGGCCTCGACAGCTCCCGAACGATGGGCGGAGCGGAGATTACCACCTATGACAGCCTGGATGTCTCGCTGGGGCAAGCGCGGAACAACATCTATTTGGCCGGCAAGAGCTGGGCGGCGTACGTCGCAATGGAGAAGCTGCTTCGCGACAACAGCCGCGAAACGGCGGCTGCGCTGGCCGGACAACAAGCCGAGCTGTGCGCAGGCACGATTACCTCGCACCTGTTGCCAGGCGGTTACATTCCGGCCGTCATTCAAGAGAACAATGACTCCAAGATCATTCCTGCGATCGAGGGGCTCATCTTCCCGCTTTACACCGGCTGCGAGGAAGCGCTGGATCCAAACGGTCGGTTCGGCGCATATATCGCAGCGCTCTCCACGCATCTGAACACGGTGCTGCAGCCGGGGATCTGCCTGTTCGAGGACGGTGGCTGGAAGCTGTCCTCGACGAGCAACAACTCCTGGCTCAGCAAAATTTATCTCTGCCAGTTCATCGCCCGCCGGATCCTCGGCCTCCCTTGGGACGAACGAGGGCAAGCAGCCGATGCGGCGCATGTGGCCTGGTTGACTTCCGAGAAGAACGCCTACTGGAGCTGGAGCGACCAGATGATGGCCGGCGTGATCTGCGGCAGCCGGTATTATCCGCGCGGTGTAACAGCGATTTTGTGGCTGGACGAGAAATAA
- a CDS encoding AraC family transcriptional regulator encodes MAREHQVTEYMLPNMDSTFKLFAAHLRTVTPEWSYPRHSHPLFEVNLLLAGSQEMIVGGKRYVQQPGDFLLLRPEDVHESRALGTEPMTYYCLHFNVDEPVLRELLCRGETPLHTADGPLAQVIRPSLDKLIALTSDGSGAKLADKMRAMAAVFELFAGLSEGLAEQESGAPSSRMNRIAAEIAAALERSVEEPETAWSASTLGNASSGSNGAGGDGSHGSITGGRSSGSSVSRGNGSHGRRSVDVLDGDRSRETVAAVTAGLGYSASSCNRIFRSVYGMSPRQYLSALKLKKAKLLLMEPELSVEAVSIRLGYKDIAHFSRQFKRWTGESPGKFRARFHI; translated from the coding sequence GTGGCTAGAGAGCATCAGGTTACCGAGTATATGCTGCCAAATATGGATTCGACATTTAAGCTCTTTGCCGCGCATTTGCGTACGGTAACGCCGGAGTGGTCGTATCCGCGCCACAGCCACCCGCTGTTTGAGGTGAACTTGCTGCTGGCAGGCAGCCAGGAGATGATCGTCGGCGGCAAACGTTATGTGCAGCAGCCCGGCGATTTCCTGCTGCTTCGCCCTGAAGACGTGCATGAAAGCCGGGCGCTGGGGACGGAGCCAATGACGTATTATTGCTTGCATTTTAACGTCGACGAGCCCGTGCTTCGCGAGCTGCTGTGCCGAGGCGAGACACCGCTTCACACCGCAGACGGGCCGCTGGCCCAAGTCATTCGGCCGAGCTTGGATAAGCTGATCGCGCTTACCTCGGACGGGTCAGGTGCGAAGCTGGCGGACAAGATGCGGGCGATGGCTGCGGTGTTCGAGCTGTTTGCTGGCCTGAGCGAAGGGCTGGCAGAGCAGGAGTCCGGCGCGCCGAGCAGCCGGATGAACCGGATCGCGGCGGAGATCGCCGCCGCGCTGGAGCGCAGCGTCGAGGAGCCGGAGACGGCCTGGAGCGCGTCAACGTTGGGGAACGCAAGCTCCGGCAGCAATGGCGCCGGCGGGGATGGCTCCCATGGCAGCATCACCGGCGGAAGGAGTTCCGGCAGTAGCGTCTCCCGTGGTAACGGCTCCCACGGTCGTCGATCCGTCGACGTTCTGGACGGGGACCGGTCGCGTGAGACCGTCGCGGCGGTTACCGCTGGACTTGGGTACAGCGCGTCCTCCTGCAATCGGATCTTCCGCAGCGTGTACGGGATGTCGCCGCGCCAGTATTTATCGGCGCTGAAGCTAAAGAAGGCCAAGCTGTTGCTGATGGAGCCGGAGCTATCGGTCGAAGCCGTCTCGATACGACTTGGCTACAAGGATATTGCCCATTTCAGCCGTCAGTTCAAACGTTGGACTGGGGAATCGCCGGGCAAGTTTAGAGCACGATTTCATATTTAA
- a CDS encoding IS1595 family transposase, giving the protein MGFYTNAELQSISSRFQSEADCIEAIIAMKWPNGFVCPRCAYTECTRVSSRRLPLFECRRCGYQASPLVGTIFERTHLPLVKWFQAMELFLLPDGISALRLSQVIQVTYKTAWLMLHKIRHILGECDARELLSGEVKVNRDQYGTDTNRFHPASQPYATAVVAGCTVTESGEPERVKIQLIPHKRGGEQWATRRDLAEFINKHVDVHTSTKRWFPFVHRMYLPLRRVVREARDSIRRTYVALGITHLQAYLNEYTVRRYLRMTFSEEEMRQDLLQMCLSIPAIPYRQLIARGQKPFLAAAA; this is encoded by the coding sequence ATGGGTTTTTATACGAATGCAGAGCTTCAATCTATCAGCAGCCGTTTTCAAAGTGAAGCCGACTGCATCGAGGCGATCATCGCTATGAAGTGGCCAAACGGATTTGTTTGCCCCCGCTGCGCTTATACCGAATGCACCCGCGTGTCCTCCCGACGACTTCCTTTGTTTGAGTGCAGAAGATGCGGCTATCAAGCCTCGCCTTTGGTCGGCACCATTTTTGAAAGAACCCATCTGCCTTTGGTGAAGTGGTTCCAAGCCATGGAACTGTTTCTGCTTCCCGACGGTATCTCGGCGCTGCGGTTGAGTCAGGTAATCCAAGTTACCTACAAGACCGCGTGGCTCATGCTGCACAAAATCCGCCATATCCTCGGTGAATGTGATGCCCGGGAACTGCTCTCTGGAGAGGTGAAGGTGAACCGCGATCAGTATGGGACGGATACCAACCGCTTTCATCCAGCTTCTCAACCTTATGCCACCGCAGTCGTCGCCGGCTGCACGGTCACGGAGTCTGGTGAGCCCGAGCGAGTGAAGATCCAACTGATACCGCATAAAAGAGGAGGCGAGCAATGGGCTACCCGGCGCGATCTCGCGGAGTTCATCAACAAGCATGTAGACGTCCATACCTCAACCAAGCGGTGGTTCCCTTTCGTTCATCGGATGTATCTGCCCCTACGGAGAGTTGTGAGAGAAGCGAGGGACTCTATCAGACGCACGTATGTTGCCTTGGGGATAACGCATTTGCAGGCGTATTTGAATGAGTACACCGTCCGCCGTTACCTGCGCATGACCTTTTCCGAGGAAGAAATGCGCCAGGACCTGCTGCAGATGTGCCTGTCCATTCCAGCGATCCCTTACCGCCAGTTAATCGCACGTGGTCAGAAGCCCTTCCTTGCAGCAGCGGCGTAA
- a CDS encoding amino acid ABC transporter substrate-binding protein, translating into MKANKKMIMMSLVMALVLTVLAGCSGSGAGKEDNKLVIGIDDKFAPMGFRDENNEIVGFDIDYAKAAAEKMGMEATFQPIDWSAKESELNSGRIDLIWNGYTITEERKGKVLFTKPYLKNSQVVVTLADSEITQLSDLAGKTVGLQALSSAADALDAAPIKSEIKTISEFPDNVLALTDLKTKRLDAVVIDEVVARYYMAKEEGTFKLLDESLAPEEYGIGVKKGNEELLNKLQKALDELNQDGTASEISKKWFGEDKVLK; encoded by the coding sequence ATGAAAGCTAACAAAAAAATGATCATGATGAGCCTAGTGATGGCTCTGGTGTTAACGGTGCTGGCCGGCTGTTCGGGGTCGGGAGCGGGGAAAGAGGATAATAAGCTGGTGATCGGGATCGACGATAAATTCGCACCGATGGGCTTCCGCGATGAAAATAACGAGATTGTTGGCTTCGATATTGATTACGCCAAAGCGGCGGCGGAGAAAATGGGAATGGAAGCCACGTTCCAGCCGATCGACTGGTCGGCTAAGGAATCTGAGCTGAACAGCGGACGGATCGATCTGATCTGGAACGGATATACGATTACGGAGGAGCGTAAGGGCAAGGTCCTGTTTACGAAGCCTTACTTGAAAAATAGCCAGGTGGTCGTAACGCTGGCCGATTCGGAAATCACCCAGCTCAGCGATCTAGCTGGCAAGACGGTGGGCTTGCAGGCGTTGTCTTCCGCAGCGGATGCGCTGGACGCGGCTCCGATCAAGAGCGAGATCAAAACCATCTCGGAATTTCCGGATAACGTACTTGCGCTTACGGATCTCAAAACGAAACGGCTTGATGCGGTCGTGATCGACGAAGTTGTGGCGAGATACTATATGGCGAAGGAAGAAGGTACGTTTAAGCTGCTGGATGAGTCGCTGGCGCCTGAAGAATACGGCATCGGCGTGAAGAAGGGGAACGAGGAGCTGCTGAACAAGCTGCAGAAGGCGCTCGACGAGCTGAACCAGGACGGTACCGCGTCGGAAATTTCGAAGAAATGGTTTGGCGAAGACAAAGTGCTGAAGTAG